A genome region from Platichthys flesus chromosome 12, fPlaFle2.1, whole genome shotgun sequence includes the following:
- the golga4 gene encoding golgin subfamily A member 4 isoform X2, with protein MFKKLKQKINEEQSPQRNAQSPPQAQMGPGERRSSQTPPFHHDGSPSPSDREVLAGMIAEPAFLSEYTIFALDHSNRPKSAQVASVVPSKGPARSPRGSINGEGSASPHREEPQSFAQKLQFKVPSMESLIRGGASRAESLFRSPSKDNLVRSSSRESLTPLGENDSPGAPTYDPPSDIESEAEEPQGTAESLSKEQLLHRLLQVESSLGKYRGKYSELVTAYRTVQRDKEKTQVILSQSQDKALRRIGELREELQMDQLAKKHLQEEFDAALEEKDQRISVLQTQVALLKKRVKVSSDETLPPENEVPQSRDTDDSSSAAQSPSKDQGAEPEVTEGEGNSDPAKLMEALQKRVTRQENLLQKCKELIRTHKERSAQLGSENETLQEQLQERLQELEKMKELHTTEKTKFITQLRDAKNLIEQLEQDKGMVIAETKRQMHETLEMKEEEIAQLRSRLQQTTSKKEELQDQKEKAEKSAFEELERALGVAHKAEEARKQLQVQMEEQVKNIEMEGEEERKKLQQELTRVKQEVVIIMKKSSEETVAGLEKLHSETLATKEAETIARISKAVEECKAEFAQLAKEQEQQSSLALEDADLQKTAVRTEAESKVKEIQLELETARTRILELESSLEKFSEEGASLSNELSSKMDELQDKLKLQISALEEKHQEQLENQKCILNQQNDAVVEELKEKHRVEVETLMKDKELQFQAHVEDMNQKTFEKLDAKQAELEALSSEHSEALATKQLLEEKLVAAEEAQCLARKEHEEKFQAQAAKHSVELANIKQEHEQSFGGVEKTLKQELNAMQIVLREKEKEIGEHVLREKTLKEQSHSNMQELNVKVKELEELQQSLSQSQLDYSSLKESNAQLSKISEELDQCKKDLADLEHLLEAVKKDCQQKEKLLQEQEHQLQQTKKDISEKEKSFIAELNTKQEEQTRFKKQLDEKNAHEKKMKNTITELETKVKSQETKMEKFKQKAKEMQENFKKKLQQNEETMKKELAKKATELQQKEQQVQEKILEMAQTSSHGLSTAMTELQANHKEEVEKLRDTHKRGVEELQRQWQERFGQQEEELMEKHSVLLQEKAQELEELSQQLSKSREDTDQVMCEIKDLKEELAIRETTVQKLQEELNEAAVKLESVSQGEAVLKEQMESVEKNLNQAMNERNALQDKLSAKEEESREKMKSLSDKLEETETQLKALESSRFKESDDLQNKCDEAARQLQAKEAEFQQQLIMINKQLENYCREVQSQVECGSNELGHRVECRVNELKDRLLCSQKKVGHLKNTILTKADRICTLEETLHRQMEENKNLCISLEQTSAQVSAHAEHIKALTNVKENHSLSISDKVQKIEELREANRIISDRMKANEAHISDLESIVSDLKHQLETCIKEKEEAINHLKQQYEEERQQAAAQMKETIERLEQERKCASEQADALRSRLSEYENKAEIKFVQNDNTITSLLARLEELELEMSEKNEALRSLTASIDNQSISKSEMDQVLSEKEQKLSGLTSELESCVGRLAELQEQLALKSKECEQLAADLKQQHSIRESDKRELVEQLQQTQMQCARNGNSEQEMAGKLHSLEEDNQKCKLQLESQREEFERMKSEIIKSKEESLKATGEKLSAESARKVSELKKKAEQKIGQIKKQLTSQLEEKEQTIKALQTSVEEIKSSETSGQQQIETLEERLKTLEEALVKLKEEQERELEQTLRYERLEKEKSVEELKTVYEEKLSLLLTDTAQQGELREAKSALQEIEAKLKEAEEQNQNLLTEINHLKEEMREREARLNQHQETIKQPEVVAEMTVECSSAQQTKSVMENQTQNHFPLQEEDGDSLESLKSKLSQVSNEKEKIHKDFTRLQKDVRLLRKEHEQDIEYMKKELLEENEKNLKMELEDMEMKHNSAIKHLMREINTQMALKETELDSAVKEAIAKAQSVEAELITSHREEASQFRKVITQKEDDLHRTVQKYEEVLQSREEEMGGRVWQVQKELEDLRATSHGPAEMSSEELQTQLAEKTTLLSEARLKEQEFVERIHSLEDKIKCFHRKTVVTHLGSTFKDPVFSSTDALSEATELEYLRKVFFEYMMGRETKTMAKVITSMLKFSPDQAQKVLDIEDSKTTPWLR; from the exons ATGTTTAAGAAGCTGAAGCAGAAGATCAACGAGGAGCAGTCGCCGCAGAGGAATGCGCAGTCACCGCCGCAGGCCCAG ATGGGCCCTGGTGAGCGGCGCAGCAGTCAAACTCCGCCGTTTCATCACGATGGATCACCTTCTCCCAGTGACAGAGAG GTGCTGGCTGGGATGATAGCAGAGCCCGCTTTTCTCTCTGAGTATACTATCTTTGCTCTGGACCACTCAAATCGACCGAAATCGGCCCAGGTAGCCAGTGTG GTTCCCTCTAAAGGACCAGCCAGGTCTCCCAGAGGCAGCATCAATGGCGAAGGAAGTGCTTCTCCTCAC agagaggagccgcAGTCATTTGCTCAGAAACTCCAGTTTAAAGTTCCCTCGATGGAGTCGCTGATTCGTGGCGGTGCCAGTCGAGCAGAAAGTCTGTTCCGCTCCCCCTCCAAAGACAACCTGGTCCGCAGCTCTTCGCGTGAGTCCCTGACTCCTTTGGGAGAAAACGATTCCCCAGGTGCCCCCACATACGATCCCCCTTCAGACATAGAGAGCGAAGCTGAGGAGCCCCAAGGAACTGCCGAGTCCCTCTCCAAAGAGCAGCTGTTGCACCGACTGCTCCAGGTGGAGAGTAGTCTGGGGAAGTACAGAGGGAAGTATTCAGAG CTGGTTACTGCGTATCGGACTGTCCAGcgagataaagaaaaaacacag gtCATCCTCAGTCAGAGTCAAGACAAAGCTCTCCGCAGGATAGGGGAGCTACGGGAG GAGCTTCAAATGGATCAGCTGGCCAAGAAACACCTACAGGAAGAGTTTGATGCTGCGCTGGAGGAGAAAGACCAGAGAATCTCTGTGCTCCAAACACAG gtTGCTCTGTTGAAGAAACGAGTCAAGGTGTCCTCTGATGAAACTCTGCCACCTGAAAATGAAGTTCCTCAGTCTAGAGATACTGACGACTCTTCCTCTGCCGCACAAAGTCCTTCTAAGGATCAAGGAGCCGAGCCTGAAGTCACTGAGG GAGAGGGCAACAGTGATCCAGCCAAACTAATGGAGGCTCTGCAGAAGAGAGTGACGAGACAGGAGAACCTTCTGCAGAAGTGCAAAGAATTGATTCGTACACACAAGGAGCGCAGCGCCCAGCTGGGCAGTGAGAATGAAACtctgcaggagcagctgcaggaaagaCTGCAGGAGCTTGAGAAGATGAAG gAACTGCACACAACAGAAAAGACCAAGTTTATCACTCAGCTGCGTGACGCCAAGAACCTAATTGAACAGCTAGAGCAGGACAAG GGAATGGTCATTGCTGAGACAAAGCGGCAGATGCATGAGACATTGGaaatgaaagaagaggagaTTGCGCAGCTCCGCTCCAGGCTCCAGCAGACTACTTCCAAGAAGGAAGAATTACAGGACCAAAAAGAAAAGGCTGAGAAATCAG CATTTGAAGAGCTTGAACGAGCACTGGGTGTAGCTCACAAGGCGGAAGAGGCCCGcaagcagctgcaggttcagATGGAAGAGCAAgtgaaaaatattgaaatggagggtgaagaggagaggaagaaactgCAGCAGGAACTCACACGAGTCAAACAGGAGGTCGTCATCATCATGAAG AAATCATCTGAGGAGACAGTGGCTGGTTTGGAAAAACTCCACTCTGAAACTCTGGCTACTAAAGAAGCAGAGACAATTGCCAGAATCAGCAAAGCTGTG GAGGAATGCAAAGCAGAGTTTGCCCAGTTAGCCAAAGAGCAGGAACAGCAGTCGTCTCTGGCTCTGGAGGATGCCGATTTACAGAAGACTGCTGTGAGGACGGAAGCCGAAAGCAAGGTTAAAGAGATACAGCTGGAGCTGGAAACTGCAAGAACC AGGATACTGGAGCTAGAGAGTTCTCTGGAGAAGTTCTCAGAAGAGGGAGCAAGTCTGTCCAACGAACTCTCCAGTAAGATGGATGAGCTGCAGGATAAACTCAAGTTGCAAATCTCCGCATTAGAGGAAAAGCACCAGGAGCAGCTAGAAAATCAAAAGTGCATCCTCAACCAGCAAAACGATGCCGTTGTTGAGGAgctcaaagaaaaacacagagtcgAGGTGGAAACCCTCATGAAGGACAAAGAACTGCAGTTCCAAGCACATGTTGAAGATATGAACCAGAAAACATTTGAGAAACTGGATGCAAAGCAGGCGGAACTGGAGGCTCTTTCTTCCGAACACTCTGAGGCTTTGGCCACTAAACAGCTTCTGGAGGAGAAGTTGGTGGCAGCTGAGGAGGCTCAATGTTTAGCTCGGAAGGAGCACGAGGAGAAGTTTCAGGCTCAAGCGGCAAAGCACAGTGTCGAGCTTGCAAACATCAAACAGGAGCATGAGCAGTCCTTCGGAGGTGTGGAGAAAACTCTGAAGCAGGAACTTAACGCTATGCAGATCGTTTtgagggaaaaggaaaaggaaattgGGGAACATGTCCTTCGAGAAAAAACACTAAAAGAGCAATCACATTCCAATATGCAGGAGCTAAATGTCAAGGTTAAGGAACTGGAGGAGCTGCAACAGAGTTTATCACAATCCCAGTTGGACTACAGCAGCCTTAAAGAATCTAATGCACAGTTAAGTAAAATCTCAGAGGAGCTTGATCAGTGTAAGAAAGATTTGGCAGATTTGGAGCATCTGTTGGAAGCTGTAAAGAAAGATTGTCAACAGAAAGAGAAGTTGCTTCAAGAACAAGAACATCAGTTACAACAGACCAAAAAGGATAtttcagagaaagagaagtcaTTTATCGCAGAACTGAACACTAAGCAGGAGGAACAAACACGCTTTAAGAAACAGCTGGATGAAAAGAATGCCCatgagaagaagatgaaaaacactATAACCGAGTTGGAAACAAAGGTAAaatcacaggaaacaaaaatggaaaagttCAAGCAGAAGGCCAAAGAGATGCAGGAGAATTTTAAGAAAAAGCTTCAGCAGAACGAAGAGACCATGAAGAAGGAACTGGCGAAGAAGGCGACAGAGCTTCAGCAGAAAGAGCAACAAGTTCAAGAGAAGATTCTCGAGATGGCCCAAACAAGCTCCCATGGCCTGAGCACTGCAATGACAGAGCTGCAGGCCAACCataaggaggaggtggagaagctaCGTGACACCCACAAGCGTGGggttgaggagctgcagcgtcAGTGGCAGGAGAGGTTTgggcagcaggaagaggaactGATGGAAAAACACTCAGtactgctgcaggagaaggctCAGGAGTTGGAGGAATTATCTCAGCAACTTAGCAAAAGCAGAGAGGACACTGATCAAGTGATGTGTGAAATAAAGGACCTAAAAGAGGAGCTGGCGATTCGAGAAACCACCGTGCAGAAACTGCAGGAAGAGCTTAACGAAGCAGCAGTGAAGCTGGAAAGTGTTTCTCAGGGTGAAGCGGTGTTGAAAGAGCAAATGGAGTCAGTGGAGAAGAACCTGAACCAGGCCATGAATGAGAGAAACGCCCTGCAAGACAAGCTGAGCGcgaaagaggaagagagcagagagaagatgaagagtttGTCAGATAAATTGGAGGAAACGGAGACGCAGCTTAAAGCACTGGAAAGTTCCAGATTCAAAGAAAGTGATGACCTGCAGAATAAATGTGACGAAGCTGCCCGTCAACTCCAAGCCAAGGAAGCAGAGTTCCAGCAGCAATTAATCATGATCAATAAGCAACTGGAGAATTACTGTCGGGAGGTTCAGTCTCAAGTGGAGTGTGGCTCTAATGAACTCGGCCATAGAGTTGAATGTAGGGTGAACGAGCTGAAGGACAGGCTGCTGTGTAGTCAGAAAAAGGTAGGGCACCTCAAAAACACTATCCTCACTAAAGCAGATCGCATTTGCACTTTAGAGGAGACTCTCCACCGGCAGATGGAGGAGAACAAGAATCTATGCATTTCATTAGAACAGACGTCTGCTCAGGTAAGTGCTCACGCAGAGCACATCAAAGCCTTAACAAACGTCAAGGAGAATCATTCGCTGTCTATCAGTGACAAAGTTCAGAAAATCGAGGAGCTGAGGGAAGCGAACAGAATCATATCAGATAGGATGAAAGCAAACGAGGCGCATATCAGTGATTTGGAGAGCATCGTCAGTGACTTGAAACATCAGCTCGAAACTTGCataaaagagaaggaggaagccATAAATCATCTGAAGCAGCAGTATGAAGAGGAGAGACAACAGGCGGCTGCTCAGATGAAGGAGACCATTGAGAGATTGGAGCAAGAGAGGAAGTGTGCGTCAGAGCAGGCAGACGCACTCAGGAGCAGACTGTCTGAGTACGAGAATAAAGCAGAGATCAAGTTCGTCCAGAATGACAACACTATCACATCTCTGCTGGCCCGGCTGGAAGAGCTGGAGCTCGAAATGTCTGAAAAGAACGAGGCTCTGCGAAGCCTGACAGCGAGTATTGACAATCAGTCCATCAGCAAGTCCGAGATGGACCAGGTGTTGAGCGAGAAAGAGCAGAAACTCAGCGGACTCACCTCGGAGCTGGAGAGTTGTGTCGGCCGACTCGCCGAGCTTCAGGAGCAGTTAGCCTTAAAGTCCAAAGAGTGCGAACAACTCGCAGCAGATCTAAAGCAGCAACACAGCATCAGGGAGAGCGACAAAAGGGAGctggtggagcagctgcagcagacccAGATGCAGTGCGCTCGGAACGGTAACTCGGAGCAGGAGATGGCAGGGAAGTTGCACTCCCTCGAAGAAGACAACCAAAAGTGTAAACTCCAGCTCGAGAGTCAAAGGGAGGAATTTGAAAGAATGAAAAGCGAGATTATCAAGAGCAAAGAGGAGAGTCTGAAGGCCACTGGGGAGAAGTTATCCGCAGAGAGCGCTCGGAAAGTGTCAGAGCTGAAGAAGAAAGCTGAGCAGAAAATCGGTCAGATTAAAAAACAGCTGACCTCACAGCTTGAGGAGAAAGAGCAGACGATCAAAGCTCTTCAGACCAGCGTGGAGGAAATCAAGAGCAGCGAAACGTCAGGCCAACAACAAATAGAAACATTAGAGGAGAGACTGAAAACTTTGGAGGAAGCTCTTGTCAAGCtaaaagaggagcaggagagagaactTGAGCAGACACTGAGATATGAGAGGCTTGAGAAAGAAAAGTCTGTAGAAGAGCTGAAAACCGTGTATGAAGAGAAGCTGTCCTTACTTCTGACAGATACAGCTCAACAAGGGGAACTCAGAGAAGCTAAATCAGCGCTTCAAGAGATCGAGGCAAAGCTAAAAGAAGCAGAGGAGCAAAATCAAAATCTCCTCACAGAAATAAATCATCTGAAAGAAGAGATGCGTGAGAGGGAAGCCCGGCTTAATCAACATCAGGAAACCATTAAACAACCTGAAGTTGTGGCTGAGATGACGGTCGAATGTAGCAGTGCACAGCAAACCAAGAGCGTGATGGAAAACCAAACGCAAAACCACTTTCCCCTGCAAGAAGAGGACGGCGATTCCCTGGAGTCGCTCAAGAGCAAACTGAGTCAGGTGTCGAACGAGAAGGAGAAAATCCACAAGGATTTCACCAGGTTACAGAAAGACGTGCGATTACTGAGGAAGGAGCATGAACAGGACATAGAGTACATGAAGAAAGAGTTGTTAGAGGAGAACGAGAAAAACCTGAA AATGGAGTTGGAAGATATGGAAATGAAGCACAATTCTGCCATCAAGCATTTAATGAGAGAGATCAACACACAAATGGCCTTAAAAGAGACGGAGCTGGACTCGGCAGTAAAGGAAGCCATTG CGAAGGCCCAGAGTGTTGAAGCAGAGCTCATCACCAGCCACCGTGAAGAAGCCAGTCAATTCAGGAAGGTGATCACGCAGAAGGAAGATGATTTGCACAGAACTGTTCAGAAATATGAAGAGGTCCTACAg agtcgagaggaggagatgggaggCAGAGTGTGGCAGGTCCAGAAGGAATTGGAGGATTTGCGAGCGACTAGCCACGGCCCGGCTGAG